DNA from Planctomycetota bacterium:
CGTTGACCCCCCGGTCCGCCAGAAGCTGGAAAATCCGCGCCGCCGTCCCCGGACGGCCCATCATCGCGGCCCCCGTCACCGTGATGAGCCCCGCGTCCCGCACGAGAAGCACCGAGCGGACCACCTCCGAGGATTCCGGCCCCTCGTCCGTGATGAGCGTCCCGGGCCCCTCCGGCCGGAACGTGTTCTTCATCCGCACCGGAATCCGCCGCTCCGCCGCCGGCTCCAGCGCCCGCGGATGCATCGACTTGGCGCCGAAAAGCCCCATCTCCACCGCCTCGATGAAACGGATCCGGTCGAGCCGCCGCGCTTCGGGGACGATCCGCGGATCCGCCGTCATCAGGCCGTCCACGTCGCTCCAGATCCAGATCTCGTCCGCCTTGAGCGCCGCCCCGACGATCGTGGCCGTGTAGTCGCTCCCGCCGCGCCCGATCGTGGTCGTCACCCCGTGCTGCGTGGCCGCGATGAAGCCCGTGACGACCGGAACCTCCCCCGCCTCGAAGGGCCCCCGAAGCGTCTCGGCGATCTGGTAGAGCGAAAGCTCCATGAGCGGCTCCGCCTCGCCGAAGCGGTCGTTGGTCACCAGCCCCGCTTCCTGGCCCGTGTAGGTCCTCGCCCGCATCCCCTCCCGCTCCAGCGCGCGGCGGAAAAGAACCGCCGCCAGGCGCTCCCCGAACGAAACGACCGCGTCCTTCGAGCGCGGCGTGAGCTCGCCCACCGCCGAAATCCCCACGACGAGGCGATGAAGCTCCTCCAAAAGCGCCGCCGTCCCCCCCGCCTCCTCCAGCGCCCGGGCGCACTCCTCGTGGCGGCGGCGCAGATCCTTCATCCGCGCCTCGACCGCCGGCCGGTTGGCCGCCCCCGCGGCTTCCGCCAGCTCCAGAAGCTCCTCCGTCACGCCGTCCAGCGCGGACACCACCACCGCCACCCGGTCCCGGCCCGCGCGTTCCTGCACGAGCTTCGCGCAGCGGCGCATCTTCTCCGCGTCCGCCACCGAGCTTCCCCCGAACTTCATGACGAGCTTCATGCCCGACCCCCGACCGTGTGCCAGATGTCCAGGAGATCCCGCAGGATCGCCGTCGCCGTCTCCGGCCCGCCCGCGCCCCGGCCCACGAGCGACACCTCGCCCCCCGTCCGGAGCGTCAGCGTCAGGCAGTTGAGATTCGCGGGCACGTTCAGGGGCGCCTCCGCCGGAACCTCCCGCGGCTCCACCGACAGGCGCTCCCCGATCTCCGCCATAAGCTTCACCGCCCGCCCCGCCCGCCGCGCCTCCTCGATCCGCTCCCGCGCGATCCCCCGGATGCCGCGGATCGAAACGTCCGAAAGCGTGCAGGACCGCCCCAGGACGCCGTTGGCCAGAATGACGAGCTTCGTGGCCGTGTCGATCCCGTCGATGTCGGCCGACGGGTCCGCTTCCGCGTACCCGAGCCGCACCGCCTCCGCCAGCGCCCTCTCGAAATCGAGCCCCTCGCGGTCCATCCGCCAGAGGATGTAATTCGTCGTGCCGTTCAGGACCGCCCGCACCGAGAGCACCTCGTCCCCCCGCGCGCACTCCTGCGCCAGGGCGAGCACCGGCGTTCCGCCCCCCACCGTGCCCGAGAACCGGAATTCCACCCGGTTGTGCCGCGCCAGCTCCCGCAGCGCCGGAAACGCCACCGCGAGCGGACCCTTGTTGACGGAAATCGCGTGCTTGCCGGACCGGAAGGCGGCCTTCAGACGCTCGAAGGCCGGACCCGGGGACCGCACCGACGTGGGCGTGGCCTCGATGTAGAGCTGCGCGTCGCTGCCGGCGATGATCTCCGGCGCCGGCACATCCCGCACGCCGCGGCCCGGGAGCGCCGCCACCGTCCCTTCGCGCTCCTTGGCCGCCAGGAGGGCTTCGACGTCCAGCCCGCTTTCGGCTTCCGCGGCGCCCCGCGAGTCCAGAACCCCCACCAGCGCCGGGGCCAGACCGTGGCGCGCGTAGAGGTCCGCGCGGCGCTCCCCCAGAAGCCGAGCGAACGCGCGCCCGACGACGCCGAACCCCCCGAGCAGGATCTTCATCCCGCCAGCATCCGGCGCAGCGCCGGAAGCGTCGGCTTCACCCGCGCCAGCTCCATCTTCCCCCGCGCCAGGGCGTCGGGGTCCTTCAGGCCGTGCCCCGTGGTGACCACGACGACCGTCCGCGCCCCGCGCAGGCCGTGCCGCGCCAGCCACGCCACCGGCGCCGCCGAGGCGGGCTCGACGAACAGCCCCTCCGTGCGCGCCAGGCGCCGCTGAGCCTCCAGGATCTCCGCGTCACTCACGGTTCCCGCGTCGCCCCCCGATTGCTCCAGCGCCGCCACCGCCTTCTTCCAGTTGACCGGCGCGCCGATCCGGATCGCCGTGGCCACCGTCTCGGGCGCCTCGACGGGCCGGAGCGCCGCCCGCTCTCGGAACGCCCGGACGATCGGAGCGGCCCCTTCGGCCTGGACGCCGATCAGGCGCGGAAGCCGCCGGATCCTCCCGAGCGCCTTCCATTCCTGGAAGCCCTTCCAGATCGCCGAAATGTTGCCCGCGTTGCCCATCGGCAGAACCACCGCGTCGGGCGCTTCCCCGAGCGTCTCGCACACCTCGTAGGCCAGCGTCTTCTGGCCTTCGAGCCGGTACGGATTGAGGGAGTTCAAAAGATAGACGCTCCGCTCCCGGAGGGAAAGCTCGACGACCAGGCGCATGGCGTCGTCGAAGTTTCCTTCGATCTGCGCCACGCGGGCGCCGTGGGCCACCGCCTGCGAGAGCTTGCCGAGAGCGACCTTTCCCGCCGGCAGAAGCACGAGCGCCCGCATTCCCGCCCGCGCCGCGTACGCCGCCATGGAGGCGGAGGTGTTGCCCGTCGAGGCGCAGGCCACCGCCCGCGCCCCCACCGCCCGCG
Protein-coding regions in this window:
- the thrC gene encoding threonine synthase encodes the protein MILRCFSCGARYGRERTLYACRACESPLEVALEPRDLRRVGTLEGRGVWRYQPLLPVRRSVTLGEGDTGLHLCERLGREIGIPRLFVKNEGENPTGSFKDRGMTVGIALARAVGARAVACASTGNTSASMAAYAARAGMRALVLLPAGKVALGKLSQAVAHGARVAQIEGNFDDAMRLVVELSLRERSVYLLNSLNPYRLEGQKTLAYEVCETLGEAPDAVVLPMGNAGNISAIWKGFQEWKALGRIRRLPRLIGVQAEGAAPIVRAFRERAALRPVEAPETVATAIRIGAPVNWKKAVAALEQSGGDAGTVSDAEILEAQRRLARTEGLFVEPASAAPVAWLARHGLRGARTVVVVTTGHGLKDPDALARGKMELARVKPTLPALRRMLAG
- a CDS encoding aspartate kinase, whose amino-acid sequence is MKLVMKFGGSSVADAEKMRRCAKLVQERAGRDRVAVVVSALDGVTEELLELAEAAGAANRPAVEARMKDLRRRHEECARALEEAGGTAALLEELHRLVVGISAVGELTPRSKDAVVSFGERLAAVLFRRALEREGMRARTYTGQEAGLVTNDRFGEAEPLMELSLYQIAETLRGPFEAGEVPVVTGFIAATQHGVTTTIGRGGSDYTATIVGAALKADEIWIWSDVDGLMTADPRIVPEARRLDRIRFIEAVEMGLFGAKSMHPRALEPAAERRIPVRMKNTFRPEGPGTLITDEGPESSEVVRSVLLVRDAGLITVTGAAMMGRPGTAARIFQLLADRGVNVKMIILSVSEAGISFAVSGSQVAAARAAIEAGMLRSGEARRLDVEEGVAIVAAIGSNMKGHPGTAARVFGAVARRGINVIAIAQGSSELSISFIVKGDAGPEAVRALHQEFLSPPA
- a CDS encoding homoserine dehydrogenase, which gives rise to MKILLGGFGVVGRAFARLLGERRADLYARHGLAPALVGVLDSRGAAEAESGLDVEALLAAKEREGTVAALPGRGVRDVPAPEIIAGSDAQLYIEATPTSVRSPGPAFERLKAAFRSGKHAISVNKGPLAVAFPALRELARHNRVEFRFSGTVGGGTPVLALAQECARGDEVLSVRAVLNGTTNYILWRMDREGLDFERALAEAVRLGYAEADPSADIDGIDTATKLVILANGVLGRSCTLSDVSIRGIRGIARERIEEARRAGRAVKLMAEIGERLSVEPREVPAEAPLNVPANLNCLTLTLRTGGEVSLVGRGAGGPETATAILRDLLDIWHTVGGRA